A section of the Clostridium omnivorum genome encodes:
- the hydF gene encoding [FeFe] hydrogenase H-cluster maturation GTPase HydF, with protein sequence MLDTPRANRLHIAIFGRRNAGKSSLINAITGQKIALVSEHAGTTTDPVYKAMELLPIGPIVMIDTAGLDDEGALGELRVQKTKEVMDKTDLALLVFTPENMSFSLENEWYNELKLRKIPTIGVINKCEGQNINLQTYEEKFQIPFVKVSAREGINVGKLKEKIQENAPLDFERETILGDIIKQKDLVLLVAPQDIQAPKGRLILPQVQVLRDVLDNHAQAFTVTDAELKDALGILNKKPDLVVTDSQVFKKVNEILPSDVELTSFSILMARYKGELEIFVKGAKAIDDLKPGDKVLIAEACTHHALKGDIGREKLPNWLEGKVGGKLDITVNSGVDFPENLSEYKLIVHCGACMFNRKQLMTRIMRAMDQNVPITNYGTAIAHINGILDRTTKMFKFND encoded by the coding sequence ATGTTAGATACACCTAGAGCTAATAGACTTCATATTGCAATATTTGGAAGAAGGAATGCTGGAAAATCTAGCTTAATAAATGCTATAACAGGACAAAAAATTGCATTGGTATCTGAGCATGCGGGAACAACTACTGATCCAGTATATAAAGCTATGGAACTTTTACCAATAGGCCCAATTGTTATGATAGACACTGCCGGACTTGATGATGAAGGAGCTTTGGGAGAACTTAGAGTACAAAAAACAAAAGAAGTAATGGACAAAACTGATTTGGCACTGCTTGTGTTTACTCCCGAAAATATGAGTTTTAGTCTGGAAAATGAATGGTATAATGAGTTAAAACTTAGAAAAATACCCACTATTGGGGTAATTAATAAGTGTGAAGGACAAAATATAAACCTCCAGACTTACGAAGAGAAATTTCAAATTCCTTTTGTTAAAGTAAGTGCAAGGGAAGGTATAAATGTTGGAAAGTTAAAAGAAAAGATACAAGAAAATGCTCCATTAGACTTTGAAAGAGAAACAATTTTAGGTGACATTATTAAGCAAAAGGATCTTGTGTTGCTTGTTGCGCCACAGGATATTCAAGCACCAAAAGGCAGATTAATTCTTCCTCAAGTACAAGTATTAAGAGATGTATTAGATAATCACGCACAAGCATTTACTGTAACTGATGCTGAACTTAAGGATGCATTAGGCATATTAAATAAAAAACCAGATTTGGTTGTAACTGATTCTCAAGTATTCAAAAAAGTAAATGAAATATTGCCATCTGATGTGGAACTTACATCTTTCTCAATTCTAATGGCAAGGTATAAAGGAGAATTAGAGATATTTGTGAAAGGTGCAAAGGCTATAGATGATCTAAAGCCTGGAGATAAGGTGTTGATAGCTGAAGCATGTACACATCATGCCTTAAAGGGTGATATAGGAAGAGAAAAACTTCCAAATTGGCTCGAAGGTAAAGTTGGAGGTAAGCTTGATATAACAGTAAATTCTGGAGTGGATTTTCCTGAAAATTTAAGTGAGTATAAGCTTATTGTTCATTGCGGTGCTTGTATGTTTAATCGTAAACAGCTAATGACAAGAATTATGAGAGCTATGGATCAAAATGTACCGATAACTAATTATGGTACAGCAATTGCCCATATTAATGGTATATTAGATAGGACTACAAAAATGTTTAAATTTAATGATTAA
- a CDS encoding polynucleotide phosphorylase: MDKKYLKSFESIDLANLNKEQEEKLRQLEIQFNTEFGKDFYFMVMDKND; encoded by the coding sequence GTGGATAAAAAATATTTAAAATCATTTGAGAGTATAGATTTGGCGAACCTAAATAAGGAACAGGAAGAAAAGCTTAGACAATTGGAAATTCAATTCAATACTGAGTTTGGAAAAGATTTTTATTTCATGGTTATGGATAAAAATGACTGA
- a CDS encoding putative ABC transporter permease, whose translation MLKRFMIYGLLGWCIEVFWTGMGSLFTGDVKLTSTTYIWMFFIYGLAVLLEPIHNSIRSWPIALRGGIYTIVIFAIEYSTGLLLRILIGVCPWDYSSSPFSISGIIRLDYAPAWFAAGLLFERAHDSLTSETMRKII comes from the coding sequence ATGTTAAAGAGATTTATGATTTATGGACTATTAGGTTGGTGTATTGAGGTGTTCTGGACTGGCATGGGTTCATTATTTACTGGTGATGTTAAATTAACAAGTACAACTTACATATGGATGTTTTTCATATATGGATTAGCTGTACTACTTGAACCTATACATAATAGTATAAGGAGCTGGCCAATAGCACTGAGAGGAGGTATTTACACAATTGTGATTTTTGCTATAGAATACTCAACTGGATTACTATTAAGAATATTAATAGGAGTATGTCCATGGGATTATAGCAGCAGCCCATTTTCTATAAGCGGAATCATTCGGCTAGATTATGCTCCAGCTTGGTTTGCAGCAGGATTGCTGTTTGAAAGAGCACATGACAGTTTAACAAGTGAAACTATGAGAAAAATAATTTGA
- a CDS encoding MFS transporter: MKFRKIEVSKNALLYLIAIIFFYLSSGAFSMLQGIYIKELKIGEDFLGFILSLRIFAVAIFSIPCAIFVNKYGRKKGIMVALLFVPISGALQGYFQDKWLLSIFAVIQGFSNAFLLVSEGPFLMENSNEKNRLKLFSYAFSDNVFSTMVGYYVFGHISNIFHNFFGIVNALRYSIIISGLIGVIGCVFIIFIEEAKAPVIGENNIFYKKAFSVIKQRHPRNFLVYNFIIGFGAGLVVPYFNVYLKYKVNATTDQIGLILALAMGAMGIGGLITPYMAIKFGKVKTIIICQVISIPFLMLIALPPSLIVVSFALFMRNALMNMAGPIVGNLSMEIIKEGERSIFASINNISGNLSRAVSAVVAGFIMKNFSNGYEIPYFITAILYLAATIYFYKSFSTLELKRKMA, from the coding sequence TTGAAATTTAGGAAAATAGAAGTTTCTAAAAATGCTTTGCTTTATCTAATTGCTATAATATTTTTTTATTTATCTTCAGGAGCCTTTAGTATGCTGCAAGGTATATACATAAAGGAACTGAAAATTGGAGAGGATTTTTTAGGTTTTATATTAAGTTTAAGAATATTTGCTGTAGCAATTTTTTCAATTCCATGCGCTATATTTGTTAATAAATATGGAAGAAAGAAGGGAATAATGGTAGCGCTGCTTTTCGTTCCAATAAGTGGTGCACTGCAGGGTTACTTTCAGGATAAATGGTTACTTTCAATTTTTGCAGTAATTCAAGGGTTTTCAAATGCTTTTTTACTTGTGTCAGAAGGACCCTTCCTGATGGAAAATAGTAATGAAAAAAACAGGTTGAAACTTTTCAGCTATGCTTTTTCAGATAATGTATTTTCGACTATGGTAGGATATTACGTTTTTGGACATATATCTAATATATTTCATAATTTTTTTGGAATAGTAAATGCTCTTAGATATTCAATTATAATTTCGGGGTTAATTGGAGTAATAGGTTGTGTATTTATTATTTTTATAGAGGAGGCTAAGGCTCCGGTTATTGGTGAAAATAACATTTTTTATAAAAAAGCCTTCAGTGTTATAAAGCAAAGACATCCAAGAAATTTTCTTGTATACAATTTTATAATAGGTTTCGGTGCTGGTTTAGTAGTGCCATATTTTAACGTGTATTTAAAATATAAAGTAAATGCTACTACAGACCAAATCGGTCTAATCTTAGCTTTGGCAATGGGTGCTATGGGAATAGGAGGGCTAATTACTCCATATATGGCGATAAAGTTTGGAAAAGTAAAAACCATTATTATCTGTCAGGTGATTTCTATACCATTTCTTATGTTAATAGCACTTCCACCATCCTTAATAGTTGTTTCCTTTGCACTATTTATGCGTAATGCATTAATGAATATGGCTGGACCTATAGTGGGCAATCTATCCATGGAGATTATTAAGGAAGGTGAGAGATCAATATTTGCAAGTATAAATAATATATCGGGAAATTTGAGCAGAGCAGTAAGCGCAGTAGTAGCTGGATTTATTATGAAAAACTTTAGTAATGGCTATGAGATACCTTATTTTATTACAGCTATTCTATATTTAGCAGCTACAATATACTTTTATAAGTCTTTTAGTACCTTAGAACTTAAAAGAAAAATGGCGTAA
- a CDS encoding CPC_1213 family protein: MKNTPENRKENGEFKKKNIKHNPSAESTRAVFNKPSIYEEID; this comes from the coding sequence ATGAAAAATACACCTGAAAATCGAAAAGAAAATGGTGAATTTAAAAAGAAGAATATAAAACATAATCCAAGTGCTGAAAGTACTAGAGCAGTTTTTAATAAGCCAAGCATCTATGAAGAGATCGATTAA
- a CDS encoding DUF1919 domain-containing protein, producing the protein MTSDVSRYKKAPEIDTNIFAHIQYNKKIIDARILNLNCWGATIYMDDKLPTNEPFIIRFVYMLDYVLHAKIICKLSEHEYRIEFIFIDWHQRETLRRDIK; encoded by the coding sequence TTGACTAGTGATGTAAGCAGATATAAGAAAGCGCCAGAAATAGATACAAATATTTTTGCACATATTCAGTATAATAAAAAAATTATTGATGCAAGAATTTTAAACTTGAACTGCTGGGGGGCTACTATATACATGGATGATAAACTGCCCACAAATGAGCCATTTATTATCCGATTTGTTTATATGTTAGATTATGTACTACATGCTAAAATTATTTGTAAATTAAGTGAACATGAATATAGGATCGAATTTATATTTATTGACTGGCATCAAAGAGAAACTTTAAGAAGAGACATAAAATAA
- the glsA gene encoding glutaminase A, which yields MNRLLEAVVENNRQWTKEGKIATYIPELGKADPNTLGICITTLHGEEYFGGDYETKFTIQSISKVITLMLALLDNGRDRVFSKVGVEPTADAFNSIITLETKNTQKPLNPMINAGAIATVSLIEGKNSEEAFNRILNFTRKITGNPDININKDVYNSEKATGHRNRALAYFMKSTGVIENDVEEVLDVYFRQCSMEATCKDIARIGAMLANDGVLPWSGERIIPRHVARIVKTIMVTCGLYDASGQFAVEIGVPAKSGVGGGILAAVPGRMGIGVLSPALDARGNSIAGLKALEELSKELDLSIF from the coding sequence ATGAACAGATTATTAGAAGCAGTAGTAGAAAACAATAGACAATGGACAAAAGAAGGTAAAATTGCTACTTATATACCTGAGCTTGGAAAGGCAGACCCAAATACATTAGGAATATGTATAACTACTTTGCATGGAGAAGAATACTTTGGTGGAGATTATGAGACTAAATTTACAATACAAAGTATATCTAAAGTAATTACTTTGATGCTCGCACTACTTGATAATGGCAGGGATAGAGTATTTTCGAAGGTTGGTGTGGAACCAACAGCTGATGCTTTTAATTCAATAATTACGCTAGAAACAAAGAATACTCAAAAGCCGCTAAATCCAATGATAAATGCTGGGGCAATTGCAACAGTTTCATTAATAGAAGGTAAAAATAGCGAGGAAGCTTTCAATAGAATATTGAATTTTACTAGGAAAATTACTGGAAATCCTGATATAAATATAAATAAGGATGTTTACAATTCGGAAAAGGCTACTGGTCACAGAAATAGAGCATTAGCATATTTTATGAAAAGTACAGGAGTTATTGAAAACGATGTAGAAGAGGTTTTGGATGTATATTTTAGGCAGTGTTCAATGGAGGCAACCTGTAAGGATATTGCTAGAATTGGAGCAATGCTTGCAAATGATGGAGTTTTACCTTGGAGTGGTGAAAGGATTATACCAAGACATGTTGCTAGGATAGTAAAAACTATAATGGTTACCTGTGGACTTTATGATGCATCTGGACAATTTGCTGTTGAAATAGGAGTACCTGCTAAAAGTGGAGTTGGTGGTGGAATTCTTGCCGCTGTACCAGGAAGAATGGGAATAGGTGTATTGTCCCCTGCTTTAGATGCAAGAGGTAATAGTATTGCTGGCTTAAAGGCACTAGAAGAACTATCAAAAGAGTTGGATTTAAGTATATTTTAG
- a CDS encoding RrF2 family transcriptional regulator, giving the protein MKITQEADYGLRVVLFLSKLDYGEKIEAKSIAEHEHIPIRFLLKILRKLTHAGIIKSYRGVNGGYSLNKLPEEISVKDVIEIIDGPISINRCTIDENFCTANRASYCQLHKAMEGVRDTLCDILSKTNFGDFIDRK; this is encoded by the coding sequence ATGAAAATAACCCAAGAGGCTGATTATGGTTTAAGGGTAGTCCTTTTTCTCAGTAAGTTAGACTACGGTGAAAAAATTGAAGCAAAGTCAATAGCTGAACATGAACATATACCAATAAGATTTTTGCTTAAGATTTTACGAAAGTTAACTCACGCTGGAATTATAAAATCTTATAGAGGTGTAAATGGTGGGTATTCCTTAAATAAACTGCCAGAGGAAATAAGCGTAAAAGATGTTATAGAAATAATTGATGGGCCTATCAGCATTAATAGATGCACTATAGATGAAAATTTTTGTACTGCTAATAGGGCTTCCTATTGTCAATTACATAAGGCAATGGAAGGAGTTCGAGACACGTTATGCGATATTCTAAGTAAAACGAATTTTGGAGATTTTATTGATAGAAAATAA
- the polA gene encoding DNA polymerase I, whose protein sequence is MGRERLLILDGNSLMNRAFYALPPLTNSEGLHTNALYGFTNMLLKMKEEIVPDYIVCTFDRKAPTFRHEEYKDYKAGRKKMPDELSEQFPVLKDILNLLAIDIFEIDGFEADDLIGTLAKFAEKKEIEVYIVTGDRDALQLASDNIKVVINKKGMTEKEIYDKERMTQEFGVTPTQFIDVKGLMGDSSDNIPGVPGIGEKTAFKLIKEYGSIENVLLNIDNISGNKIKENLREYSEQAIFSKKLATIITEVPIEIDLDSIKSKENFDKAALRQLFYKLEFRTLLDKLTIDAEDKSISNSEEKEKAKYIEIRSLDGLKTFCEDIKTEIYLIYNVINANVFSKCEFEKLYINSNGKNYSLNMQDIFIENKDKAVEIIKGIFENENILKIGHDFKLAYLILAKYGINIKGVKFDTKIAAYLIDSSKSDYDLVDLIVKYLHFEVSGEEEQIEIEKIDCMPNLYKALKEKIEEFNMEELLYEVELPLTKAIAYMEVEGFKVDKDKLNELGEKFKIEIDRTQNEIYDLSGENFNISSPKQLGKVLFEKLDLPVIKKTKTGYSTNAEVLEELIDKHQIIEKIIYYRQLTKLYSTYIEGLKAVIDVDGKIHSSFNQTVTTTGRLSSTEPNLQNIPIKYELGREIRKVFVPNNEECIILSADYSQIELRVLAHIASDENLIDAFVNHSDIHTKTAAEVFKVPIEEVTKLMRSRAKAVNFGIVYGIGEFSLAKDLKITKKEAKEYIEAYFDRYPMVKKYMEDIVKEAEKNTFVTTILNRRRYIPEINASNKILKALGVRLAMNTPIQGSAADIIKKAMVNVHKVLKEQKLKSTLILQVHDELILNVYKDEQVQVEEIVKREMEQVFNLLVPLEVDINIGNTWYEAK, encoded by the coding sequence ATGGGAAGAGAAAGATTATTGATATTAGATGGAAATAGTTTGATGAACAGGGCTTTTTACGCTTTGCCACCTCTTACAAATAGCGAAGGACTTCACACTAATGCATTGTATGGATTTACGAATATGCTTTTAAAGATGAAGGAAGAAATTGTACCTGATTACATAGTGTGTACTTTTGATAGAAAAGCTCCTACATTTAGACACGAAGAATATAAGGATTATAAAGCGGGACGAAAAAAAATGCCGGATGAACTTTCAGAACAATTTCCGGTACTGAAAGATATCTTAAATCTCTTAGCGATTGATATTTTTGAAATTGATGGCTTTGAGGCGGATGACCTTATTGGAACTTTGGCGAAGTTTGCTGAAAAAAAAGAAATAGAAGTGTATATAGTCACAGGTGATAGAGATGCACTTCAATTAGCTTCAGACAATATAAAAGTTGTTATAAACAAAAAAGGAATGACTGAAAAGGAAATATACGACAAAGAAAGAATGACACAAGAATTTGGTGTTACTCCTACACAATTTATTGATGTGAAGGGTTTAATGGGTGATAGCTCTGATAATATACCTGGAGTACCTGGAATAGGCGAAAAAACTGCTTTTAAACTCATAAAGGAGTACGGAAGCATAGAAAATGTGCTTCTAAACATTGATAATATAAGTGGAAATAAAATAAAAGAAAATTTAAGAGAATATAGTGAGCAGGCTATTTTTAGTAAAAAGCTTGCTACTATAATAACAGAAGTACCTATAGAAATAGATTTGGATTCAATAAAGTCTAAGGAAAACTTTGATAAGGCAGCGCTTAGGCAATTATTTTATAAACTTGAATTTAGGACCTTATTAGACAAATTAACGATTGATGCAGAAGATAAAAGTATATCAAATAGTGAAGAAAAAGAAAAAGCAAAATATATAGAAATACGCAGCTTAGACGGCCTTAAAACTTTTTGTGAAGATATTAAAACAGAAATATATCTTATATACAATGTTATCAATGCTAACGTGTTTTCAAAATGTGAATTTGAAAAATTATATATTAACTCAAATGGCAAGAACTATAGTTTGAATATGCAAGATATTTTTATTGAGAACAAAGATAAAGCTGTTGAAATAATTAAAGGTATCTTTGAAAATGAAAATATACTAAAAATAGGACATGATTTTAAATTGGCTTATCTTATATTAGCAAAGTACGGAATCAATATTAAAGGCGTGAAATTTGACACCAAGATTGCAGCTTATCTAATTGATTCTTCAAAAAGTGATTACGATTTGGTAGATTTAATCGTTAAGTATCTTCATTTTGAAGTTTCAGGTGAAGAAGAGCAAATTGAAATTGAGAAAATTGATTGCATGCCGAACCTATACAAGGCATTAAAAGAAAAAATTGAAGAGTTTAATATGGAGGAACTGCTTTATGAGGTGGAACTTCCACTAACAAAGGCCATTGCTTATATGGAAGTAGAGGGCTTTAAAGTTGATAAAGATAAGCTAAATGAACTGGGAGAAAAATTTAAAATAGAAATTGATAGAACTCAAAATGAGATATATGATTTATCAGGTGAAAACTTTAATATAAGTTCTCCGAAACAACTTGGAAAAGTATTATTTGAAAAATTAGATCTTCCAGTAATTAAAAAGACTAAAACAGGATATTCAACAAATGCTGAAGTGTTGGAAGAATTAATCGATAAGCATCAAATAATAGAAAAGATAATTTATTATAGACAGCTTACTAAACTTTACTCTACTTATATAGAGGGGTTAAAAGCAGTAATTGATGTTGATGGAAAGATACATTCTAGCTTTAATCAAACAGTTACTACTACGGGAAGGCTTTCTAGTACTGAACCTAACCTTCAAAACATACCTATAAAGTATGAGTTAGGAAGGGAGATAAGAAAGGTTTTTGTACCAAATAATGAAGAATGTATAATATTATCAGCTGACTACTCTCAAATTGAGTTAAGAGTTCTAGCACATATAGCTTCTGATGAAAATCTTATAGATGCATTTGTAAACCATAGTGATATTCATACAAAGACAGCTGCTGAAGTGTTTAAAGTGCCAATTGAAGAAGTTACAAAGCTCATGCGAAGCAGAGCAAAAGCCGTTAATTTTGGTATAGTTTATGGCATAGGAGAATTCAGTCTTGCCAAGGATCTAAAAATTACTAAAAAGGAAGCTAAAGAATATATCGAAGCATACTTTGATAGATATCCAATGGTAAAGAAGTACATGGAGGACATAGTAAAAGAAGCAGAAAAAAATACTTTTGTAACTACTATTTTGAATAGAAGAAGGTATATTCCTGAAATAAATGCTTCTAATAAGATATTAAAAGCTTTAGGAGTCCGTTTGGCAATGAATACACCTATTCAAGGAAGCGCGGCAGATATAATAAAAAAGGCTATGGTTAATGTTCATAAGGTACTAAAAGAACAAAAACTTAAGAGTACTTTGATTTTGCAGGTTCATGACGAATTGATTTTAAACGTATATAAAGATGAACAAGTTCAAGTGGAAGAGATTGTAAAAAGAGAAATGGAGCAGGTATTTAATTTGTTAGTACCATTAGAAGTTGACATAAATATAGGAAACACCTGGTATGAGGCAAAATAG
- the coaE gene encoding dephospho-CoA kinase (Dephospho-CoA kinase (CoaE) performs the final step in coenzyme A biosynthesis.) encodes MIKVGLTGGIGSGKSTVSKILKEIGIPVIDADIISRDIFKIYPEVVEKIKHQFGEQYFDEEGQLRRKALGNLIFKNHELRKVLEDITIPFIELEINNQFSQYNRKGCKLCVLDAPTLIEHGIHKQMDKNILVWVDIDTQVSRVKSRDKISIDQVMDRIHSQIPLNDKRDLVDFIVDNCGSIEETKAQLKAILAEIYRYEGEQ; translated from the coding sequence ATGATTAAAGTAGGGCTTACTGGAGGCATAGGTAGTGGTAAGAGTACCGTTTCTAAAATACTAAAAGAAATAGGAATACCTGTAATTGATGCAGATATCATTTCTAGGGATATATTTAAAATATATCCAGAAGTAGTCGAAAAAATAAAGCATCAATTTGGAGAACAGTATTTTGATGAAGAGGGACAGCTAAGAAGAAAAGCACTTGGAAACTTAATTTTTAAAAACCATGAATTGAGAAAGGTACTTGAAGACATTACTATACCTTTTATAGAATTAGAAATAAATAATCAGTTTTCACAGTATAATAGAAAAGGATGTAAACTATGTGTATTAGATGCTCCTACATTGATTGAGCATGGTATTCATAAGCAAATGGATAAAAACATATTAGTATGGGTAGACATTGATACACAGGTTTCAAGGGTTAAATCTAGAGATAAGATAAGTATTGATCAAGTGATGGATAGAATACATTCACAAATACCTCTTAACGACAAAAGAGATTTAGTAGATTTTATAGTAGATAATTGTGGTTCAATTGAAGAAACAAAAGCACAACTTAAAGCAATATTAGCAGAGATTTATAGATATGAGGGGGAGCAATGA
- a CDS encoding lytic transglycosylase domain-containing protein: MKSLKHRYIIILLILIAVVLCVPSVARKMYPLKYSDYIMKYSSKYDLSPYIVAAVIKAESNFDTKAKSPKNAFGLMQITPATAEWAAKEMKIDNFNTDMLNDPEFNINMGCWYLNNLKEEFNGNMDLVLAAYNGGRGNVQKWLNDTSHSKDGKNLHYIPFKETDKYVKRVKVNYNIYKFLYSKNIGNKN; encoded by the coding sequence ATGAAATCACTTAAACACAGATATATTATAATACTTTTAATACTCATTGCAGTGGTACTATGTGTGCCATCAGTTGCACGTAAGATGTATCCGTTAAAATATTCTGATTATATAATGAAGTATTCAAGTAAATATGATTTAAGTCCATATATAGTGGCAGCAGTAATTAAAGCTGAAAGTAATTTTGATACTAAAGCAAAATCACCCAAAAATGCTTTTGGGCTTATGCAGATAACTCCTGCTACTGCGGAATGGGCAGCAAAAGAAATGAAGATAGATAATTTTAATACAGATATGCTGAATGATCCTGAATTCAACATTAATATGGGCTGCTGGTATTTAAACAACTTAAAAGAGGAATTTAACGGAAATATGGATTTGGTTTTAGCAGCTTATAATGGGGGAAGAGGTAATGTTCAAAAATGGCTGAATGATACCAGTCATTCCAAGGATGGAAAAAATCTGCATTATATTCCCTTCAAGGAAACTGATAAATATGTTAAGAGAGTAAAGGTAAACTATAACATATATAAGTTTTTATATAGTAAAAATATAGGTAATAAAAATTAG
- a CDS encoding tyrosine-type recombinase/integrase yields the protein MVQRKKIELKREENQITFDRLFDEFIVYQKSKNLRQHTIKHYENTVNSSFYKYIDCKTEVKNITSKTIEGYINFLKSRGNIGDVTINTYLRDIRAILYYAMKEGYLAEYKIKQIKADKEIIETYTDEELIILLKKPDVKKCNFIEFRNWTISNILIGTGMRIQTLVNIKIEDIDLSNDLIYYSHTKNRKNQVVPISSTLKSVLIDYLKYRKGEEEDYLITNIYGEQLKTNLLSQNMCKYHRSRGITKTGLHRYRHTFAKKWILNNGDIFRLQKILGHSSMDIVREYVEMFTEDLQRDFNIFNPLESLSIRKTSIKMRV from the coding sequence ATGGTGCAGAGGAAAAAAATTGAATTAAAAAGAGAAGAAAATCAAATTACTTTTGATAGGCTATTTGATGAATTTATAGTTTATCAAAAATCAAAAAATCTTAGACAACATACAATCAAACATTATGAAAACACAGTTAATTCTAGCTTCTATAAGTACATAGATTGTAAAACAGAAGTTAAGAACATCACAAGCAAGACAATAGAAGGATATATTAATTTTTTAAAGTCACGGGGAAATATTGGAGATGTAACAATAAATACTTATCTTAGAGATATAAGAGCAATTTTATATTATGCAATGAAGGAAGGATATTTAGCAGAGTATAAAATTAAACAAATCAAAGCAGACAAAGAAATTATTGAAACTTATACAGATGAAGAATTAATAATATTGCTAAAGAAGCCTGATGTAAAGAAGTGTAATTTTATTGAATTTAGAAATTGGACTATATCAAATATTCTTATTGGAACTGGAATGAGAATACAAACTTTAGTAAACATAAAAATCGAAGATATAGATTTAAGCAATGACTTAATTTATTATTCACATACAAAGAATAGAAAAAATCAAGTAGTTCCAATAAGTTCAACGTTAAAAAGTGTTCTTATTGATTATCTTAAATATAGAAAAGGAGAAGAAGAAGATTATTTAATAACTAATATATATGGAGAGCAGTTAAAGACTAATTTACTTAGTCAAAATATGTGTAAGTATCACAGAAGCAGAGGAATTACTAAAACGGGATTACATCGTTATAGACATACTTTTGCAAAGAAATGGATTTTAAACAATGGGGATATTTTTAGGCTTCAAAAAATCTTAGGGCATAGCAGTATGGATATAGTAAGGGAATATGTAGAAATGTTTACAGAGGATTTGCAAAGAGATTTTAATATATTTAATCCTCTTGAAAGTTTAAGTATAAGGAAAACAAGTATAAAAATGAGAGTATAG
- a CDS encoding SHOCT domain-containing protein translates to MEVLIGLIMELIGFVLILKGCGRIEDGGGGMMIFGLILIASAAIPLVLSSNKQRKETNQKIDTYKSKTDIPSNARTIKYIEGMESINYFIKESQYYIWREANNIKLALNPINVINLATEVGQGKVMMFPIDKIQYYSIVGDAYTETNVKGGGSSLTGAVVGGVIAGGAGAVIGSRKEIKTETNRVDNRKTIITYSDNGTTRNIFFAPDAYETLLQLIPEKDINFINSNINSSASTQNKDDINNDVYDKIRQLAKLKDDGILTEEEFNSKKKVLLEKIS, encoded by the coding sequence ATGGAAGTTTTAATAGGTCTAATTATGGAGTTGATTGGATTTGTACTAATACTAAAAGGGTGTGGACGAATAGAAGATGGCGGAGGTGGAATGATGATATTTGGATTAATTCTAATAGCTTCAGCAGCAATTCCGCTAGTATTATCCTCTAATAAACAAAGGAAAGAAACCAACCAAAAGATTGATACCTATAAATCTAAAACAGATATACCTTCTAATGCTAGAACAATAAAATATATTGAAGGAATGGAAAGTATAAACTATTTCATAAAGGAAAGCCAATATTATATTTGGCGAGAAGCTAACAATATAAAATTAGCCTTAAATCCTATTAATGTTATAAATTTAGCTACAGAAGTTGGACAAGGAAAAGTTATGATGTTTCCTATTGATAAAATACAATATTATAGTATTGTTGGAGACGCATATACTGAGACAAATGTAAAAGGTGGTGGAAGTTCACTAACTGGTGCAGTTGTTGGCGGGGTGATAGCTGGAGGTGCTGGTGCAGTGATAGGAAGTAGAAAAGAAATAAAGACTGAAACAAATAGAGTAGATAATCGAAAAACTATTATTACTTATAGTGATAATGGAACTACAAGAAATATCTTTTTTGCTCCAGATGCTTATGAAACTTTACTACAACTTATACCAGAGAAAGATATTAATTTCATTAACTCAAATATCAATTCAAGTGCTTCAACTCAAAATAAAGACGATATTAATAATGATGTGTATGATAAAATTAGACAACTTGCAAAATTAAAAGATGATGGAATATTAACGGAAGAAGAATTTAACTCTAAGAAAAAGGTTTTATTAGAAAAGATAAGTTAA